DNA from Ovis canadensis isolate MfBH-ARS-UI-01 breed Bighorn chromosome 4, ARS-UI_OviCan_v2, whole genome shotgun sequence:
CTGTAAATAATTTACAGTAGCAATCAGATTGCATCAAGCTAGTTACTATATTTTAGCAGGACACTGGAGCGGCTGGGGAGGGGGTAGTGTAAAATTAGTCTGAGCAGAAATTTCCTGGCTTTGGCTAATCAAGAAGTCTCCTCCCAAGTTATTCTGCTATGTGACAGCAAGTACCTTTGAAGGACATGCTAACCTAGAGTCAGTGGGGCCTGGAGATTTTCCAAACTTTTTTCTGTCATTGCCAAAGAAGCAGATTGAGCAGCCATACAATTTCCAGAAAGATTCTTTCAAACGCTCTCTCGGTCTTGCTCTACCTAGATCAGCATTGTCtaacagaacttttttttaactttttattttatattggagtatagctgattaataatgttgtaatagtttcaggggGACAGCAAAGAAACTAGgccatatgtgtacatgtatccatcctgccccaaactccccttccatccaggctgccacaggacactgagcagagttccctgtgctacacagtaggtccttattggtcatccattttaaatatagcagtgtgtacgtgtagatcccaaactccctaactatcccttcccccacatcCTTGCCCCCTAGAaaccatgagtttgttctctgagtctgtgagtttgtttctaacAGAACTTTTTTGATTGTGGAAAGGTTCCATGTCTGTGCTATCTTTCTAACATGGAAGCCACCAGCCACATGATTGAGCACTTTGCAAGTGGctagtatggagaaggcaatggcaccccactcctgtactcttgcctggaaaatcccatggatggaggagcctggtgggctacagtccatggggtcgctaagagtcggacacaactgagcgaattcactttcactttcacttttccctttcatgcattggagaaggaaatggcaacccactccagtgttcttgcctggagaatcccagggacaggggagcgtggtgggctgccgtctatggggtcgcacagagttggacacaactgaagcgacttagcaccagcaacAGTATGACCAAGTAGCTGaagttttcatttaatttcattttaataaacttAAACAGCCACTCTGGTTTGTGGCCACCATATTGGACACAGTGGACCCAGATTGCCTACCTTCTTATTCTCAGTgatgggagggaacacagcccatgGTTTCTCTCCCTTGGGGATCCTTATGTTCATCTCTGtaatccctccccactccccagacTCTGATATTTTCTGCTAAAGTGCCTTTTTATCATTGTGTGCCTTGTTTATTAATCAAGGGCTGTATAATTCTAAGTGCTGTATATGCTAGAAACCTCTCAACTTGCTTGTAGTGTGTTTAGTTTTTCACACCCTTTTTCGGAATACTAACATCATAATTATCAGAAATAAAGAATCAAGGTCAGACTTCGATGTTGTTTAGTTCAAGTTtttgaaggaaactgaagctagTTATGAAACAACGTGGCAGATTTTTAAGTGACTGTGTTAGTATatgctagggaaaaaaaaaaccacttcttAGATGTACTAATCTGCATAGAAAGCAGCTTAAACAGAGGCCCTTGGTGACAGAAGGGTGATGAGATATAAAGATAAAGCATCTCAATGGGAATAGGAAGTGGTTGGAAAAGGGGAGTGTGTGAGTTTGCTGCCCAACAAAATACCACAGCCTGGGTGGCTGAAACCACAAAAGCCTCTTTTCTCACAGATCTGGAGGCTCCAGATCTGTGTCACCAGCTGTGTTTACTCCCGAGGCCTCTCTCCTCTGCTTGCAGATCACCCCACTCTGCACTGGGTCCTCATATCCTCTTTTCCCTATGAGTTCCCATCCCTGgtccctcttcctcttctcacaaggacaccagtcacactGGACTAACTTAACCATTTCACCTTAATTGCCTCTTGTAAAGCCCTATTTCCATAACAAAGCACTACCGCATTTGGGGGACATAGTTAAGGCTATAACAGAACTTTGCTGCATGAAATCTCAACATACCTCTACTGGAACTTCTATAATACTGTCATAATACTCACTACTGATTCAAGCAAAAACTGCCAACTCCATGCCTGAGAATGGCTTTTCCCACTGCCTGAGATtgtcatttatcttttctttcagaagcaagcagcagcagcaactcaacCTTGACCGTCCACCATCCAGAGAATCTTGAGACCCTGGAGCAGTGCCCCAGTAAGCTTCTCCTGGCAATTGCCCTAGCCCAGGGCTCATCTCGGAACAGGGAGGGACTCTTGAGCCTCCTGCTTTCTGTTCATTGGCATTGAGTGGCTGAGCGCCTGCCTGGCCCTCTCGCACCCCAGTGTGGTTTGTTCACAGCCCCAGAACCATCTGCAGGGCACGTCTACAAAGCTGTCTTGGCCATGGTCCCCATGTAAGCTCACACTCTTTGGTGCAGTTGGCTTTAATGGCCCATCCTCAGGACAGCAGCAGTCACCCCCTGATTTCGAATGCTTATAGAAGTTTGGGAGTGGAAACATCCTAAACATGAGCCATTCCGATTCCTGCCCAATGCAGGAGCTTCATTCTGGTACCTGTTGCATTTTTCTGTTCATCTTTCACTTGAAGACTTGCAGTGGTAAGGAGCCTAGTGCTTCATAAAACAACCACTGTGGTGCGTGTCTAATTAATAGGAAGTTTGCTTTATTCTAAGTTTGGCTCCTTGATTCTGCCCCCATTGAATGACCACATGTGCTTACTTCTGGGCACTAACAAAGGAGAGTAACAGGCAGCAATATGTAGAGGCTACAAACATGGCTTTGGACTCCTACAGACATGGGTTTGCGTTCTAGTTCTGCCATCTCGTGCCCCTGGGCAGGTGATAGCTTCAGTTCCTGCATGCCAAACAGGAGGAATAACTGTGCCTATCCACTTTGTGAACAATAAAGAAGGGAACATGTGTAGAGCTCTTAGCACAGTGCAGGGCGTGCCTTAGTAAATGGTGCTATCCTGTTATTACTGGTCTTAATGTTATGAATACCAGAGAATAGCctggggggaagggaggctggggTGACACTGTCCTTCTTGCCCTCTCTTCCCCGCCAGACGCTGACTTCTGCCCACAAGCAGCCCGGTGTTGCCACACGGGAGTAGATGAATACGGCTGGATCGCGGCGGCTGTTGGGTGGAGTCTCTTGTTTCTCACCCTCATCCTGCTCTGTGTGGACAAACTGATGAAGCTCACTCCAGATGAGCCCAAGGACTTGCAAGCCTGAGACTTAGAATCCTAGGCCCAAGAATGTCAATCACCAAGTTGTGGGTAAGAGCAGGAGGGGAGAGCGCTGATGTGGTTTCCAATATTTCAAAGTCCGTTCacccctttttgtttgtttggagtttttttgttttgttttttggccatactgGGTGGctggtggaatcttagttctctgaccagggatcaaacccagaccttggcagtgaaagctcagcaTCCTAACCACTGACAACCATGGAAGTCCCAAAGCCTTGTTACCCTCATAACCTTCagttacttttaaaaaggaaaggagacagggatccaaGGAAGACAAGACCAGTGCTGCCAACACACCCAATTTCAAAATGTACTTGGGTCCTTTATAATCTGACATCTCCCTGATTGACTCCTCTGCTTGTATTTTTGTGTGGAGAGGGGGGAATTGCTTGTATTTTGACCATGGCTTTCTTCTGCGTTCCAGGTATGTGATACACAAGAAACATAAACTTCAGTCTTATAGTCACCCCAttcaaaacaaaactcagaaCCTTCTCACCAAAAACAAGTGGTTGTGTTTTATCCCTTATTTCAGTCAAGGGCATCACTGCCATTTCAAAATGTGAAAGCCACCTTGGCAGCTTCCTTAGCCCCACGTCCAACACTTCCTGGGCTCTTGTTCTTCCTTTGGCATGTCCTCATGTCGAGCCTGCCCACCACGTCCTCATGTCGAGCCTGCCCATTCTCCTTGCCGGCACCCTAGGTCTGGCCCTCATTACCCCATCCCACCACCACGTCAGGAATACTTCAGTTTGTTCTCACTGCCTTCAGgatctgccccccaccccctagcTTGTCCCTCCCCTCATCCCAACATCTTCCACTTCTTTGCTGCCCTTCCCTCTGCAGGGGTGGCTGccttccacctccacccccagaaCGAAGGCCATTCCTCAAAGTCCAGCTCCAATGCTTGCTCTGCCTTCAAGCTTCTAGGCTTGTCTTCTGGGGGCCAGGAGCTGGTGGTCTTCAGGCACTTGTGTGGTGCCCCGAGCACAGCCACTGTGAACAGCAGGCCTCTCCACAATCAGCTTGTACTTCCTCATGCTCCGGGGGTATAAAAAGCTCTTCTTAATGTTTgtgcaatgaatgaatgaatgaataaacaaacaaatgagttTCTGGCCTAAACAAGATCTCTGATCATCACTCTGCATCCAGAACCTCCATTTTTCTGGAGCTGGTTGACCAAACTGACCTCTGGAGGAGCCATTTGGCTCTGGCCAGCTTAGGGACAATCACTTAGGGCCCAGATGTCAGCATCACTGTGAACTCTTTCAGTGGGAGTCAGGAGGAGAGATGGGTGGGGTcatcagaagaaagaaagtgactCTCTAATAAAACACATTTGCCCTTCGACAGCAAATATGTGTTTAGATTGGATAAACTCTAAATAATCataatacaaaaaggaaaagtgagaGGCCTCTGAAAtgggaagaaatattttcaaatgattcaaAGCCACCCTACTCCTCTTTCAGAAAGTCTGAATAAATTTCCTCGAACTGAAGGGATTGCCCAGCACAGTTTGCTCTCTTCTGAAGATCCAGATCGTATCAGAATCTTAGTTGTTTAATCAGTGAAACAGGATGGGTTTATTATTTCAGAGTGTTGATCATACGGACACAAGTATCTATAAATGCCTGAGCTACATCATGGACGTACACATGGGTGGTGCTTCACTTTTTTAGAAATTCAAGGAGTCTCCACCATACATGATGGTTTAATTCTTTCAAGATGAAAAGATTCAGTGTGAAACCAACTTTGCTTTCatatctgcaaatatttttaaaataaatcagtgtgCAATAATGAAAGAGCActgtctcaaaaagaaaaaagaaagaagggagattaAGATTTATTTCTGGCAAACATGAACAGAATTGACTCACGCTGCCTTGCTGAGGATCAACCTTCTAATCGGAGAATGTAAGAACTGGACCAAACATGTGTATGCAAACCAGATTACAAAAGCTCAGGAAGCTATTTGAGGTTCTGCGTgtaagtgggtgggtgggaggctcTTGCAACCAGAGCAGCGGGGCTCTCATCTCTTTCATGCACGTGTGGACCTCAGTGGCCAGACTGCATTTGCTGCTTCAAAGAGGGGAGAGTCAGAGCACCAGTTGGCATCTGAGACGAGTAGACGCTTAGCCTACACTGAAAAGAATGACATGTAGTTACTGCCACTGTCACAGTGAAATGCAGGCATTCTGTGACTTGCTTTTCTTTCACAAAAGGaaggcaaaagtgaagtcgctcagttgtgtccgactctttgcgaccccatggactgtagcctaccaggctcctctgtccatgggattttccaggcaatagtactggagtggattgccatttccttctccaggaaggaaggCTAGATCAGATCCAAATAATCACtcttttctttgagactggaaagAAAGATGGTTTTATCATCTGGTGGTTATGTGACCCAGATGCTAACTCTCAGATCTACCTTCAACATGGAGTGTCTTTATTCTAGAAAAGCAAAGACTTGTCAGGAAATTTAAAAGGAACACCTGAGAGGGAAAACCAGGGATTAATGTCCATCTAAGAATTTCCTGAGATAACCAGCAGGACCTGCCTCACAGTAGAtatacttttcatttaaaaaacttcGTCCTTAGGGATCAGTGTGGTCCTCAGCACCACTACAGACTGTGTAACACAGGGCATATCCAGTTTGGGGCATTTCTATATCACTATCCTATGCAAAAATAGAATCTTTAAACATTAAGGTGTGCACAtttatctgactttttaaaatctattcctTTTTAGATGCATGATACCCAAAGATAAATAAACCAAATAtatgatttttctatttaaaatgaaacactATGCCATGCAAGATTAATAAAAAACAAGTCTTAGGGTAACTTGGGCCTCTTTTCCACAAAAATATatgaaagcatatttttaaacttaaataacagtctaaaaatgtttttgatgAAGAATGCTTCTTTCTGTCAGAGTCCTGACTTCCGTGTTGAAGTCACATATGGACATACACTGACATTCCTGGGTCTTCGTCAGTGTAGGGCAGGAGGGCTGTGCAGACAGCCTCTCCCTGGGTCTACAACCAACCTTACCTGAGGCAGTCCATCCTCTGTACTTCTTTCCAGAATGATCTGTCTAATCCATGAATAAGGAATTGAGTCACTCTCATCTGCCTAAAATCCTCCAGTGACTACCCACACCATATTTCTACCTGACCCATAGGatcttctctagctttttctcTTCTGTATCCTTCACACACACCCAGTTATGAATTATTTCAGCTCTCTCTCTATCCTCCAAGCCTTCACTCTTGTTCACACAGTCTGAAACATACCCTTCCCAAGAGGCAGATTTGCCATGAACCAACAGAAGctttgtcaccctgctaatttaactcatatgtagagtacattatatgaaatgccaggctgtaatcaaggttgccaggagaaatatcaacaacctcagatatgcagataacactactctaatggcagaaagcagagaggaactaaagagcctcttgatgagagtgaaagaggacagtgaaaaagctggcttaagactcaacattcaaaaaattaagatcatggcatctggtcccatcacttcatggcaaatagatggggaaaaagtggaaacagtgacactttttttcttttcttgggctccaaaatcactgtggacagtgactgcagccactaaattaaaagatgcttgctcctcggaagaaaaactatgacaagcctagacagcctattaaaaagcagagatatcatttcgctgacaaagatccgtctagttaaagctatggtttttccagtagtcatgggtagatgtgaaagttggaccattatggaggctgagcaccaaagaactgatgcttttgaactatggtgctggagaagacttttgagagtcctttagacagcaagaagatcaaaccagtcaattctaaaggaaatcaaactgctgaagctgaa
Protein-coding regions in this window:
- the TMEM213 gene encoding transmembrane protein 213 isoform X1; translation: MAGSPQLASAGAVHTEASLLSMKRLHLAPWASLVLGLAFLSLHPVYLAEASSSSNSTLTVHHPENLETLEQCPNADFCPQAARCCHTGVDEYGWIAAAVGWSLLFLTLILLCVDKLMKLTPDEPKDLQA
- the TMEM213 gene encoding transmembrane protein 213 isoform X2; this translates as MAGSPQLASAGAVHTEASLLSMKRLHLAPWASLVLGLAFLSLHPVYLAASSSSNSTLTVHHPENLETLEQCPNADFCPQAARCCHTGVDEYGWIAAAVGWSLLFLTLILLCVDKLMKLTPDEPKDLQA